A stretch of Synergistaceae bacterium DNA encodes these proteins:
- a CDS encoding phosphomannomutase/phosphoglucomutase yields MKIPANIFREYDIRGNADRELTDETVKAIGRAYASWLIRAGVKSCVTIGGDARLSTPRIKSAMTEGILSAGLDVVDVGLVTTPMLYWSMIHFNADGGVMVTGSHNPPDMNGLKLCFERGTLYGSEVMNIHDIAESGNFESGAGKLTHAKIDDEYLNMLVSKFTLPFTKRFKVVCDCGNGAAGLTARKFFELLGCECIPLYDEPDGRFPNHHPDPQKRENLQDVIARVRAEGADVGIAYDGDADRIGVVDDKGNVIFGDRLMTLYWKEILGTHKGAAVLVEPKCSMVLPELAEKFGGKPFFYKSGHSVIKAKMREIGALFAGEYSGHMFFADEFYGHDDAFYASGRLLRIMSERRESLSRLMMSIPDYPSTEEIRIPCPDDVKFGITERITQKAREKYKVSDLDGVRIIYPDGWGLIRASNTQPVMVVRCEGKTQEALERIMNDIKDRVLAEGLPDFTWTF; encoded by the coding sequence ATGAAGATACCCGCAAATATTTTCCGTGAGTATGACATTCGCGGGAACGCTGACAGAGAATTGACTGACGAAACCGTGAAGGCTATCGGGCGCGCTTATGCCTCGTGGCTTATTCGTGCTGGCGTGAAGTCCTGCGTAACAATCGGAGGCGACGCAAGACTCTCAACTCCCCGAATCAAATCGGCCATGACTGAGGGAATTTTGTCGGCGGGACTCGATGTCGTTGATGTCGGACTCGTTACTACTCCCATGCTTTATTGGAGCATGATACATTTCAACGCTGACGGCGGAGTCATGGTTACAGGCTCACACAATCCCCCGGACATGAACGGGCTGAAACTTTGCTTTGAGCGCGGGACTCTTTACGGCAGCGAGGTAATGAACATTCACGACATAGCGGAGTCCGGGAATTTCGAGTCAGGCGCAGGGAAATTGACACACGCAAAAATTGATGATGAGTATCTGAACATGCTTGTGTCAAAATTCACGCTCCCATTCACAAAACGCTTCAAGGTTGTCTGCGACTGCGGAAACGGCGCGGCAGGTTTGACCGCAAGAAAATTCTTTGAGCTTCTCGGCTGTGAGTGCATACCGCTGTATGATGAGCCGGACGGAAGATTCCCGAATCACCATCCTGACCCGCAGAAACGCGAGAACTTGCAGGACGTTATAGCGCGTGTGAGGGCGGAAGGTGCTGATGTCGGAATTGCTTATGACGGAGACGCGGACAGAATCGGAGTCGTTGACGACAAAGGAAACGTGATTTTCGGGGACAGGCTAATGACTCTCTACTGGAAGGAAATACTTGGGACTCACAAGGGCGCGGCGGTACTCGTTGAGCCGAAATGCAGCATGGTGCTTCCTGAGCTGGCCGAGAAATTCGGGGGAAAGCCTTTCTTCTACAAGTCCGGGCATTCAGTCATCAAAGCAAAAATGCGTGAGATTGGCGCGTTGTTCGCGGGCGAATATTCCGGGCATATGTTCTTTGCTGATGAGTTTTACGGCCATGATGATGCCTTCTACGCCTCCGGGAGACTGCTCCGAATAATGTCCGAGAGAAGAGAGTCGCTTTCACGCCTGATGATGTCGATTCCCGATTACCCGTCAACAGAAGAGATACGAATCCCCTGCCCCGATGATGTGAAGTTCGGAATCACAGAGCGCATTACGCAGAAAGCCCGCGAAAAATACAAAGTCTCAGACCTCGACGGAGTGAGAATAATTTACCCTGACGGCTGGGGACTCATTCGTGCCTCAAACACTCAGCCCGTTATGGTAGTGCGCTG